Proteins co-encoded in one Arthrobacter globiformis genomic window:
- a CDS encoding amino acid permease, translated as MNHNVGYVGLGYTKRSGLDHSQLDCMDRSFKILSLPMVFRLLAQAKSALQLVPSIIGGNVDSAETRQAESPGLSKGLKNRHMNLIAIGGVIGAGLFVGSGVVISSTGPAAIISFAIAGLITLLLMRMLAEMAVARPVVGSFYVYARQALGQRAGFATGWMYWYFFVIVVAIEAIAGGRIIQLWFPDIPLWILSLGLMVILSATNMVSARSFGEFEYWFSSIKVVAIVVFLSLGALWITGIWPGSTPGIGNLFDHGGFTPLGWGAVLAAVVPCVAFYTGAEIVTIAAAESEDPERSVRRAMRSIVARIVTFYVGSIFVVVCIQRWDAESVGISPYAAVLDVMGIPAVAVIMNGIVLTAVLSCLNSALYTTSRMLFALTRNGDAPKFFTKLSKGGVPRRAILLGTTVGYVSVVCVYLWGEVVFTFLVNSYGAVALFVYLVIAISQVVLRKRLDRDDPAALKLKMWLFPWLSYATIALMLTVIAAMAILPTTQSQFLMSGLTLIVILLGYEMRRRYGSRPESEPTEPTQAEVAPGAAQPNPKDAEKPENIDAEPDKDAVIIRR; from the coding sequence GTGAACCACAACGTCGGCTACGTAGGTTTGGGCTACACCAAAAGAAGTGGGCTGGATCACTCGCAGTTAGACTGTATGGACAGATCCTTCAAGATCCTTTCGTTGCCCATGGTCTTCCGCCTCTTAGCGCAGGCGAAAAGCGCACTTCAACTGGTTCCGTCAATTATTGGAGGAAACGTGGACAGCGCCGAAACTCGGCAAGCCGAGAGCCCAGGCCTTAGCAAGGGCCTGAAAAACAGACACATGAACCTGATCGCCATCGGAGGTGTCATTGGGGCCGGCCTTTTCGTCGGCAGCGGAGTGGTTATCAGCAGCACTGGCCCCGCCGCAATCATTTCCTTCGCCATCGCAGGCCTTATCACCTTGCTTCTGATGCGCATGCTGGCCGAAATGGCAGTGGCTCGCCCAGTGGTCGGATCTTTTTATGTTTATGCGCGGCAGGCCCTAGGACAACGGGCTGGGTTTGCCACCGGGTGGATGTATTGGTATTTCTTCGTGATCGTTGTTGCTATTGAGGCGATCGCTGGCGGCCGGATAATCCAGCTCTGGTTCCCCGATATTCCGCTGTGGATACTCAGTCTGGGCCTTATGGTTATCTTAAGCGCCACTAACATGGTTTCAGCCCGGTCCTTTGGAGAGTTCGAATACTGGTTCTCCTCCATTAAAGTGGTGGCCATCGTGGTTTTCCTGAGCCTGGGGGCCCTCTGGATAACCGGCATCTGGCCTGGTTCCACGCCAGGAATCGGTAACCTCTTCGACCACGGGGGCTTCACGCCGCTGGGGTGGGGAGCGGTTCTGGCCGCGGTCGTGCCTTGTGTCGCCTTCTACACTGGGGCAGAAATTGTCACGATTGCAGCCGCCGAATCCGAAGACCCGGAACGGTCCGTGAGGCGGGCGATGCGTTCAATCGTCGCGAGAATCGTGACGTTCTATGTGGGTTCGATCTTCGTGGTGGTTTGCATCCAAAGGTGGGATGCCGAGAGCGTTGGGATCAGCCCTTACGCTGCAGTACTTGATGTGATGGGTATCCCGGCCGTAGCCGTCATTATGAACGGCATTGTGCTGACCGCGGTCCTTTCCTGCCTGAACTCTGCGCTGTACACCACTTCGCGTATGCTTTTCGCTCTAACCCGCAACGGCGATGCCCCCAAATTCTTCACGAAACTCTCCAAAGGCGGGGTTCCGCGCCGGGCGATTCTGCTTGGAACAACGGTTGGCTATGTCTCAGTTGTATGCGTCTACTTGTGGGGAGAAGTGGTTTTCACCTTCCTGGTGAACTCCTATGGCGCCGTGGCTCTGTTCGTTTATTTGGTGATTGCCATTTCGCAAGTAGTGCTGCGTAAGAGGCTCGACCGGGACGATCCCGCAGCTCTTAAACTAAAGATGTGGTTGTTCCCGTGGCTAAGCTACGCGACGATAGCGCTAATGCTCACCGTCATAGCCGCAATGGCTATCCTCCCCACTACCCAGTCCCAGTTCCTGATGAGCGGCCTGACACTGATTGTGATCCTGCTCGGATACGAGATGCGCAGAAGATACGGAAGCCGCCCGGAAAGCGAGCCAACCGAGCCGACACAGGCGGAGGTGGCCCCTGGCGCAGCCCAGCCCAACCCAAAAGATGCAGAAAAGCCTGAGAACATTGACGCGGAACCTGACAAGGACGCTGTAATAATCCGCCGCTAA
- the ald gene encoding alanine dehydrogenase gives MKIGVPKEVKSHEYRVAVTPAGVHELLAHGHEVFIEAGAGAGSSISDDAFTLAGAVIMDTADEVWDMADLLLKVKEPIAEEYHRMRPDLTIFTYLHLAADEACTRALLDAGSTSIAYETVQLEDGSLPLLFPMSEVAGRLAPLVGAQCLTRPEGGRGILIGGVSGVAPARVVIIGAGVSGMNAVSVAAGLWADVVLFDKNVDKLRAADRMYQGRVRTLAANQLAIEQEVLQADLVIGAVLVPGAKAPKIISNELVSRMKPGSVLVDIAIDQGGCFEDSRPTTHQEPTFRVHGSVFYCVANMPGAVPHTSTYALTNVTLPYVLQLADKGIERAIAENAALQAGLSTLGGSLTNAAVGAAHGIAVVDPSKAMAGS, from the coding sequence ATGAAGATCGGCGTCCCGAAAGAAGTAAAGTCCCACGAATACCGCGTGGCCGTCACTCCCGCGGGAGTACATGAACTGCTGGCCCATGGGCACGAGGTCTTCATTGAAGCCGGCGCGGGCGCTGGGTCATCCATTTCCGACGATGCGTTTACGCTGGCCGGAGCCGTCATCATGGACACGGCCGATGAGGTGTGGGACATGGCCGATCTGCTGTTGAAGGTCAAGGAGCCGATCGCCGAGGAATACCACCGGATGCGGCCGGACCTGACGATTTTCACCTATCTGCACCTGGCCGCCGACGAGGCCTGCACCCGGGCACTGCTGGATGCCGGGAGTACTTCCATAGCGTATGAGACGGTGCAGCTTGAAGACGGCTCTTTGCCGTTGCTGTTTCCGATGAGTGAAGTAGCCGGCCGGCTTGCTCCGCTGGTCGGTGCTCAATGCCTGACCCGTCCTGAGGGCGGCCGTGGGATCCTGATCGGCGGGGTCTCCGGAGTGGCGCCCGCACGCGTGGTGATTATCGGCGCCGGGGTCTCGGGTATGAATGCTGTCTCGGTGGCAGCCGGACTGTGGGCAGACGTGGTCCTCTTCGATAAGAACGTGGACAAGCTGCGCGCCGCGGACCGCATGTACCAGGGCCGTGTCCGAACGCTCGCGGCAAACCAGTTGGCCATCGAACAGGAAGTGCTGCAAGCGGACCTGGTGATCGGTGCGGTACTGGTCCCCGGCGCCAAAGCCCCCAAGATCATCTCCAACGAGCTGGTCTCCCGGATGAAGCCTGGCAGCGTTCTTGTTGACATCGCCATCGACCAGGGCGGATGCTTCGAAGATTCTCGCCCGACGACGCATCAGGAACCCACCTTCCGGGTGCACGGTTCGGTTTTCTATTGCGTGGCGAACATGCCGGGCGCTGTTCCGCATACCTCCACCTACGCCCTGACAAACGTGACCCTGCCCTACGTGCTGCAGCTGGCCGACAAGGGCATCGAACGTGCTATCGCAGAAAACGCAGCACTCCAGGCGGGCCTGAGCACCCTCGGTGGAAGCCTCACCAACGCCGCAGTCGGTGCAGCCCACGGCATCGCCGTGGTTGATCCATCTAAAGCAATGGCAGGTAGCTAG
- a CDS encoding AAA family ATPase, with translation MPDHMVSVREVFNLDSDLMVAAFREADDHVPEADAAYRFNHDVTLAILAAFTRNRRMLLQGLHGTGKSTHIEQVAARLNWPCVRVNLDGHISRLDLVGRDTVVLKDGKQITEFQEGIVPWAIQRPVALILDEYDAGRPDVMFVIQRLLERDGKLTLLDQNRVLDVHPGFRLFATANTVGLGNLNGMYHGVQRLNHAQIDRWNIVAALNHPPAEDEIEIVLARVPEMDHPAGRDLVASMVAVAKLTRDGFKVGDLSTLMSPRTVITWAENIGIFGDPGKAFQLSFVNKCDQAEHGIIAEYFQRCFDRELEGPSSPGHVPDNAFAAAG, from the coding sequence ATGCCGGACCATATGGTCTCTGTCCGGGAGGTGTTCAACCTTGACTCGGATCTCATGGTGGCCGCCTTCCGTGAGGCGGATGACCACGTTCCTGAGGCCGACGCGGCCTACCGTTTTAACCATGACGTCACGCTGGCCATCCTGGCGGCCTTTACCCGGAACCGGCGGATGCTGCTCCAGGGACTCCATGGAACGGGCAAGTCCACACACATTGAGCAGGTGGCGGCACGGCTGAACTGGCCGTGCGTGCGCGTCAACCTGGATGGGCATATCAGTCGGCTGGACCTGGTGGGGCGCGACACCGTTGTCCTTAAGGATGGCAAACAGATAACGGAGTTCCAGGAGGGCATCGTCCCCTGGGCCATCCAACGGCCAGTGGCCCTGATTCTCGACGAGTACGACGCCGGGAGGCCGGACGTGATGTTCGTAATTCAGCGGCTTCTGGAGCGTGACGGCAAACTGACACTGCTCGATCAGAACCGGGTGCTGGACGTACATCCCGGCTTCCGCCTCTTTGCCACGGCCAACACTGTAGGACTGGGCAATCTTAACGGGATGTACCACGGCGTCCAGCGACTTAACCACGCCCAGATCGACCGCTGGAATATCGTCGCCGCACTGAACCATCCCCCGGCCGAGGACGAGATTGAAATCGTGCTGGCGCGGGTTCCGGAGATGGACCATCCGGCCGGGCGAGATCTAGTGGCCTCCATGGTGGCCGTAGCAAAGCTCACCCGGGACGGCTTCAAGGTAGGTGATCTGTCCACCCTGATGTCCCCACGCACCGTGATCACCTGGGCCGAGAACATCGGAATCTTTGGCGACCCCGGCAAGGCATTCCAGCTGTCTTTCGTCAACAAGTGCGACCAAGCCGAGCACGGAATCATCGCTGAGTACTTCCAGCGCTGCTTCGACCGTGAGCTGGAAGGCCCGAGCTCTCCGGGGCATGTGCCGGACAATGCCTTCGCTGCCGCCGGGTAG
- a CDS encoding NAD-dependent succinate-semialdehyde dehydrogenase, with product MTSHTIRNVRASQHALDAIARVSTGLYIDGEWAESSTGVRFDVVNPATEEVIATVADGSPEDARRAIETAGRAQKEWAKTPPRERSEILRRAFDLIMARQDELALIMTTEMGKPFAEAKGEVAYAAEFFRWFSEEAVRIGGDLTTTGDGKNRILVSKEPVGPCVVVTPWNFPLAMGTRKIGPAIAAGCTMVFKPASLTPLSSLALVDILIEAGLPKGVLNVVTTTKASEVVTPWMESGIARKVSFTGSTTVGVRLLEQAAKNVMRSSMELGGNAPLIVFEDADLDRAVEGAFAAKMRNMGEACTAANRIFVQRSVAADFSARLAKRLGALKVGDGAEEGTDVGPLVEEKALNKVQELVDDAVAKGATVVCGGSRPEGNGYFYSPTVLSDVSPDAALMSEEIFGPVAPVIPFDAEEEVVRLANDTPWGLASYLFTQDLDRAFRVGEELEVGMVGLNTGIVSNPAAPFGGIKASGLGREGGRLGIEEFLETKYMAIPRR from the coding sequence ATGACATCCCACACCATCCGGAACGTCCGCGCCTCGCAGCATGCTCTTGATGCAATTGCCAGGGTCAGCACTGGTTTGTACATCGATGGTGAGTGGGCGGAATCCTCGACCGGTGTCCGTTTCGACGTAGTCAATCCCGCTACTGAAGAGGTCATAGCGACAGTGGCCGACGGCAGTCCTGAGGACGCCCGCCGGGCGATCGAAACAGCCGGCCGGGCACAGAAGGAGTGGGCCAAGACCCCGCCGCGGGAGCGGAGCGAAATCCTGCGGCGCGCCTTCGACCTGATCATGGCCCGGCAGGACGAGCTGGCCCTCATCATGACCACGGAAATGGGCAAGCCCTTCGCCGAAGCCAAGGGTGAGGTGGCCTACGCGGCCGAATTCTTCCGCTGGTTCTCCGAGGAGGCCGTCCGCATCGGCGGCGACCTGACCACCACCGGTGACGGCAAGAACCGGATCCTCGTCTCGAAGGAGCCGGTGGGCCCCTGCGTGGTGGTGACGCCGTGGAACTTCCCCCTGGCCATGGGCACCCGCAAGATCGGCCCTGCCATCGCGGCCGGCTGCACCATGGTCTTCAAGCCCGCCAGCCTCACCCCGTTGTCCTCACTGGCGCTGGTGGACATCCTGATCGAAGCCGGACTGCCCAAGGGCGTGCTGAACGTCGTCACCACCACCAAAGCATCCGAGGTGGTCACGCCCTGGATGGAGAGCGGCATTGCCCGTAAGGTCAGTTTCACCGGCTCCACCACAGTGGGCGTCCGGCTCCTGGAACAGGCGGCCAAGAACGTCATGCGCTCCTCGATGGAACTCGGCGGCAACGCTCCCCTGATCGTGTTTGAAGACGCGGACCTGGACCGCGCCGTGGAAGGCGCATTCGCGGCGAAGATGCGGAACATGGGCGAGGCCTGCACGGCCGCCAACCGGATTTTCGTCCAGCGCTCGGTCGCCGCCGACTTCTCGGCACGGCTCGCCAAGCGTCTCGGCGCTCTCAAGGTGGGCGACGGCGCGGAGGAAGGCACCGATGTCGGCCCCCTGGTGGAAGAGAAGGCACTGAACAAGGTCCAGGAACTGGTAGACGACGCCGTTGCCAAGGGTGCCACCGTGGTCTGCGGCGGCTCCCGGCCCGAGGGCAACGGGTATTTCTACTCCCCTACGGTTCTTTCGGACGTCAGCCCGGACGCGGCACTGATGAGTGAGGAGATCTTCGGCCCGGTGGCCCCGGTGATCCCCTTCGACGCCGAAGAGGAAGTAGTCCGGCTCGCCAATGACACCCCCTGGGGCCTGGCCAGCTACCTGTTCACTCAGGACCTGGACCGCGCCTTCCGCGTGGGAGAGGAGCTGGAGGTCGGCATGGTGGGCTTGAACACCGGCATTGTTTCCAACCCCGCGGCTCCCTTCGGCGGCATCAAGGCCTCGGGGCTCGGCCGCGAAGGTGGACGCCTTGGTATCGAGGAATTCCTCGAGACCAAGTACATGGCCATTCCCCGTCGCTGA
- the xsc gene encoding sulfoacetaldehyde acetyltransferase, with protein MSQDTAEISDVTGGGTDPFINGQSVREAPATAPRSVVQGAQKMTPSEAFVETLVANDVTDIFGIMGSAFMDAMDIFAPAGIRLVPVVHEQGAAHMADGYARASGRHGVVIGQNGPGISNCVTGIAAAFWAHSPVVIVTPEAGTTGIGLGGFQEAKQLPMFQEFTKYQGHVTHPARMAEFTGRCFDRAMSENGPTQLNIPRDYFYGEITAEIPHPRRVDRGAGGTKSLDEAAALLATAKFPVIVSGGGVVMADGVEECKALAERLGAPVVNSYQHNDSFPASHPLWAGPLGYQGSKAGMKLISQADVVVALGTRLGPFGTLPQYGQAYWPTDAKIIQIDADHTMLGLVKKISVGICGDAKAVALELSNRLDQLTLACDATKAERAATIKAEKESWEEELSAWTHETDEYSLDMLEEHKNEEGNWLSPRQVLRELEKAMPEDVMVSTDIGNINSVAHSYLRFEKPRSFFAPMSFGNCGYALPTMIGAKAAAMHRPAVAYAGDGAWAMSMGEVLTAVRHDIPVTAIVFRNRQWGAEKKNQVEFYNRRFVAGELDNENESFAAMAQTMGAEGVVVDQLDEVGPALKRALAAQMDEGKTTVIEIMCTRELGDPFRRDALAKPIRLLEKYKDYV; from the coding sequence ATGAGCCAAGACACAGCCGAAATCTCTGACGTCACCGGCGGCGGAACGGATCCGTTCATCAACGGCCAGTCAGTCAGGGAAGCCCCCGCCACGGCACCCCGGTCAGTGGTCCAAGGTGCTCAAAAGATGACACCATCAGAGGCATTCGTGGAGACCCTCGTCGCAAACGACGTCACTGACATCTTCGGCATCATGGGTTCTGCATTCATGGACGCCATGGACATCTTCGCGCCTGCAGGTATTCGTCTGGTTCCCGTCGTCCATGAGCAAGGTGCGGCGCATATGGCAGATGGCTATGCCCGCGCCAGTGGTCGCCACGGCGTGGTCATCGGCCAAAATGGACCTGGCATCAGCAACTGCGTTACCGGCATTGCTGCCGCCTTCTGGGCGCACAGTCCAGTTGTCATTGTGACGCCTGAGGCCGGAACCACCGGGATCGGTCTCGGAGGGTTCCAAGAGGCCAAGCAGTTGCCCATGTTCCAGGAATTTACCAAGTACCAGGGCCACGTGACGCACCCCGCCCGCATGGCCGAATTCACCGGCCGCTGCTTCGATCGCGCTATGTCCGAAAACGGCCCCACCCAGCTGAACATTCCGCGCGACTACTTCTACGGCGAGATCACAGCCGAAATCCCGCACCCGCGCCGGGTGGACCGCGGCGCCGGCGGCACGAAGAGCCTGGACGAGGCCGCTGCACTGCTGGCCACCGCGAAATTTCCAGTAATCGTTTCGGGCGGCGGCGTGGTCATGGCGGACGGGGTCGAGGAATGCAAGGCCCTCGCCGAGCGCCTGGGCGCTCCCGTCGTCAACAGTTATCAGCACAACGACTCCTTCCCGGCCAGCCACCCGCTCTGGGCCGGGCCGCTCGGCTATCAGGGATCCAAGGCGGGCATGAAGCTCATCTCACAGGCCGACGTCGTTGTCGCCCTCGGCACCCGTCTGGGCCCGTTCGGCACCCTGCCCCAGTACGGCCAGGCTTACTGGCCCACCGATGCCAAAATCATCCAGATCGACGCCGACCACACCATGCTAGGCCTGGTGAAAAAGATCAGTGTAGGCATTTGCGGTGACGCCAAGGCCGTGGCACTCGAACTGAGCAACCGCTTGGACCAGCTAACCCTTGCATGCGATGCCACCAAGGCAGAGCGGGCCGCTACCATCAAGGCGGAGAAGGAAAGCTGGGAAGAAGAACTGTCAGCGTGGACTCATGAAACGGATGAGTACAGCCTCGACATGCTTGAGGAACATAAGAACGAGGAGGGCAACTGGCTGTCCCCGCGTCAGGTGCTGCGCGAGCTGGAAAAGGCCATGCCGGAGGACGTCATGGTCTCCACCGACATCGGAAACATCAACTCGGTTGCTCACAGCTACCTCCGCTTCGAGAAGCCGCGCAGCTTCTTCGCGCCAATGAGCTTCGGCAACTGCGGCTACGCGTTGCCCACCATGATTGGTGCCAAGGCAGCCGCTATGCACAGGCCGGCGGTTGCCTACGCAGGAGACGGGGCGTGGGCGATGAGCATGGGAGAGGTCCTCACTGCTGTTCGCCACGACATTCCTGTCACAGCGATCGTGTTCCGTAACCGGCAATGGGGCGCGGAGAAGAAGAACCAGGTCGAGTTCTATAACCGACGCTTCGTTGCCGGTGAACTCGACAATGAGAACGAGAGCTTCGCCGCCATGGCTCAGACGATGGGAGCCGAAGGCGTTGTTGTCGATCAGCTCGACGAGGTGGGCCCTGCCCTCAAGCGTGCCCTCGCGGCACAGATGGACGAGGGAAAAACCACTGTCATTGAAATCATGTGCACGCGTGAGCTTGGTGACCCCTTCCGTCGCGATGCGCTGGCCAAGCCGATCCGTCTTCTCGAGAAGTACAAGGACTACGTCTAA
- a CDS encoding sulfite exporter TauE/SafE family protein — MPQHMLFRPRGLKVLLPAVINVCGTDSQGSRGRPSCMLPWSISGFAREPIVIDGVALDWIPVDAEYVWALAALGGATFLGASTQRITGVGFALVAAPFLSMLLGPFNGVLLVNALGTVTSLLVLVQVFREVEFRRVLLMMGPAIVAILPGSWVAIHMPSSLLSIIVGAMIIVALAASLTVRTPPAVLSGRLGAGIAGFISGFMNVTAGVGGPAVAAYAQASRWQHRAFAASAQLYFLGVGLASLAAKREMPALDGLQWLSCGLALTGGILLGNVLGPRVPPRASMTAVLVLAFTGAVLILFRGIAMLA; from the coding sequence ATGCCGCAGCACATGCTGTTCCGCCCGCGGGGCTTAAAAGTCTTGCTGCCGGCCGTGATCAACGTATGCGGCACAGACTCACAGGGCAGCCGGGGCAGGCCTTCGTGCATGTTGCCTTGGTCGATCAGCGGTTTTGCGCGGGAGCCGATAGTGATTGACGGGGTAGCCCTGGACTGGATTCCGGTCGACGCCGAATACGTGTGGGCACTTGCAGCGCTGGGAGGAGCAACCTTTCTTGGAGCCTCCACACAGCGCATCACGGGTGTCGGATTCGCGCTCGTCGCCGCACCATTCCTGAGCATGCTCCTCGGACCATTTAACGGCGTGCTGCTGGTAAATGCGTTGGGCACTGTTACGTCATTGCTGGTCTTGGTCCAAGTTTTCAGGGAAGTGGAGTTTCGCCGGGTGCTCCTCATGATGGGACCCGCCATCGTGGCTATTCTTCCCGGCTCGTGGGTTGCCATCCACATGCCGTCTTCCCTGCTCTCAATCATTGTCGGCGCCATGATCATCGTTGCCCTGGCTGCAAGTCTTACGGTACGCACGCCGCCGGCAGTTCTTAGCGGCAGGCTCGGGGCCGGGATCGCTGGATTTATCTCTGGCTTCATGAATGTCACGGCAGGCGTGGGGGGACCGGCTGTGGCGGCATACGCGCAGGCCAGCCGCTGGCAGCACCGAGCATTTGCAGCCAGCGCACAGCTTTACTTCTTAGGGGTGGGGCTTGCCTCCCTCGCCGCCAAGCGCGAGATGCCGGCTCTTGACGGCCTCCAATGGTTATCCTGCGGCCTGGCCCTCACGGGGGGAATACTGCTGGGAAATGTACTGGGGCCACGAGTTCCGCCTAGGGCGAGCATGACCGCTGTCCTGGTTCTTGCGTTCACCGGCGCCGTTCTAATCCTTTTTAGGGGCATTGCCATGCTCGCCTGA
- a CDS encoding IclR family transcriptional regulator: MAEIRRLNNQEGQPLTELVGETPTMRLFSLLELIATKDQLFTLQGLADETGTPKPTLHRMLHQLESSGLLIRENNGRHYGTGNRLRRMAEDLLINDTHHGARRAVLRNLVSELGESCNVTAVSGSEVVYLDRIETSEPLRITLQPGSRVPVHCSASGKMILSQLSPAQRKRLIAAAPLERYTNKTVTDPEMIEAELQHVRRDGYAIDDEEFLPGLVCVAVLVPTTNAVSNLCVAVQAPVMRLTPEKGLKLLPALQRAAAEIGRIETESYTGRSDSGDATEGSASDFEGELWSS; this comes from the coding sequence ATGGCTGAGATCCGCAGGCTCAACAACCAGGAGGGTCAACCGCTCACTGAGCTGGTGGGGGAGACACCCACCATGCGGCTGTTCTCCCTGCTGGAACTAATTGCCACCAAGGACCAGCTCTTCACGCTTCAGGGGCTTGCAGACGAGACAGGCACACCTAAGCCGACCCTGCACCGCATGCTCCACCAGCTCGAAAGCTCCGGGCTGCTGATCCGAGAGAACAACGGCAGACACTATGGGACAGGAAACCGTCTCCGGCGAATGGCGGAGGACCTCCTGATCAATGACACTCACCACGGCGCCCGTCGCGCAGTGCTCCGTAATCTGGTGAGTGAGCTGGGGGAGAGCTGCAATGTCACCGCCGTATCAGGAAGCGAGGTGGTATATCTGGACCGGATCGAAACGTCTGAGCCGTTGCGGATCACGCTTCAGCCTGGTTCACGGGTGCCTGTTCACTGCTCGGCAAGTGGAAAAATGATCCTCTCGCAGCTCAGCCCGGCCCAGCGGAAGCGGCTAATTGCAGCCGCTCCGCTTGAGCGCTACACGAACAAGACCGTGACAGATCCGGAAATGATCGAGGCCGAACTACAGCACGTCCGCAGGGATGGTTATGCCATCGATGACGAGGAGTTCCTTCCGGGGTTGGTCTGCGTCGCAGTGTTGGTCCCCACTACGAACGCAGTGTCCAATCTGTGTGTTGCTGTGCAGGCCCCCGTCATGCGGCTGACGCCGGAAAAAGGTCTGAAACTGCTCCCCGCGCTCCAGCGGGCGGCGGCGGAGATAGGTCGCATTGAAACGGAGTCATATACGGGCAGGAGCGACAGTGGGGATGCCACTGAAGGATCGGCCAGCGATTTTGAGGGGGAGCTTTGGAGCAGCTGA
- a CDS encoding cobaltochelatase CobT-related protein, whose product MASLTEQTEQADRDRAAAASRRFAALSLRRRKQTMELGAAAMRALSGRRGLHFRGTVLYHEEKPVVMPAPHLHPPTCDSAPASFRGAADGMALRLKKSDATLHKRLCPDTATRVLVFEMLEQFRAESLVDPAMPGVRANLNDRFQQWSREFEASPLIDTALGIILFTVAQVCRARITAEPMPPDFEDRIESTRMDLAPYIGIHLAALRRERFSQTGFAPHALAIAETVGAISEHLESREAKPARPKSRVPQFQLLFDQDGDDDHVPTAGYGQSDALQDGQGLYRQYTTSYDRQFQASDLIRAELLRGYRQQLDDDIARKGINVPRLGRALSEILAEDSQDGWDGDALEGRLDGSRLARLVTSSGDRRVFRTERIERRTEAKVTFLVDCSGSMKEYSAAVAALVDVYARALELAGARCEVLGFTTAAWNGGRAGKDWIRAGRPAYPGRLNEVRHLVFKDGDTPWRRARSGIAGLMKKDLFREGVDGEAVDWACARLAECGTGNDDSGRRILLVISDGSPMDGATGLANDSHYLEQHLKDVVTAHEVSGSAEIFGLGVGLDLSPYYRRNLALDLSQGTTPAVVNQVLGLLLRSR is encoded by the coding sequence ATGGCCTCGCTGACAGAACAGACGGAGCAGGCGGACCGGGATCGGGCGGCAGCCGCCTCCCGGCGTTTCGCTGCTTTATCATTACGCCGCCGCAAGCAGACTATGGAATTGGGGGCCGCCGCCATGCGCGCGCTCAGTGGCCGGCGTGGCCTGCACTTTCGCGGCACGGTCCTCTATCACGAGGAGAAACCGGTGGTAATGCCGGCGCCACATCTTCACCCGCCCACCTGCGATTCTGCGCCGGCGTCGTTCCGCGGCGCAGCCGACGGCATGGCGCTGCGGCTGAAGAAGAGCGATGCCACCCTGCATAAACGACTCTGCCCGGATACTGCCACGCGCGTTCTGGTGTTCGAGATGCTCGAGCAGTTCCGCGCCGAATCACTGGTCGATCCTGCCATGCCGGGGGTAAGGGCGAATCTAAATGACCGTTTCCAGCAGTGGTCCCGGGAGTTCGAGGCTTCCCCTCTTATCGACACCGCGTTGGGAATCATCCTATTCACCGTGGCCCAGGTCTGCCGCGCGCGGATCACCGCCGAACCCATGCCACCGGACTTCGAGGACAGGATCGAATCAACGCGGATGGACCTTGCCCCGTATATCGGCATTCACCTTGCCGCCCTGCGCCGCGAACGTTTCTCGCAGACCGGTTTCGCCCCTCATGCCCTTGCCATCGCCGAAACTGTCGGGGCCATAAGCGAGCACTTGGAATCGCGGGAAGCGAAACCTGCCCGCCCCAAAAGTCGGGTGCCACAGTTCCAGCTACTATTCGACCAAGACGGCGATGACGACCACGTCCCCACCGCCGGATACGGGCAAAGCGACGCCCTCCAGGATGGCCAGGGCCTCTATCGGCAGTACACCACCTCATATGACAGGCAGTTCCAGGCCTCAGATCTGATCCGTGCCGAACTGCTGCGCGGCTATCGGCAACAGCTCGATGACGACATCGCCCGGAAGGGCATCAACGTACCCCGGCTGGGCCGGGCCTTGAGTGAGATACTGGCCGAGGACAGTCAGGATGGTTGGGACGGCGACGCCCTGGAGGGCCGACTCGACGGCAGCAGACTTGCCCGGTTGGTCACATCCTCAGGGGATCGCAGGGTCTTCAGGACTGAACGCATCGAACGTCGCACAGAGGCCAAGGTGACGTTCCTCGTGGACTGCTCCGGATCCATGAAAGAGTACAGCGCCGCCGTCGCCGCACTGGTGGACGTCTACGCCCGCGCATTAGAACTGGCCGGTGCGCGGTGTGAGGTCCTGGGCTTTACTACCGCCGCATGGAACGGCGGCCGAGCCGGGAAGGACTGGATCCGTGCGGGAAGACCAGCATATCCGGGACGGCTCAACGAAGTGCGGCATCTGGTTTTCAAGGATGGTGACACTCCTTGGCGTCGGGCACGCTCCGGGATTGCCGGGTTGATGAAAAAGGACCTGTTCCGCGAGGGGGTCGACGGCGAAGCCGTGGACTGGGCATGCGCACGCCTCGCCGAATGTGGTACCGGAAACGATGATTCCGGACGCCGGATCCTGCTGGTGATTTCCGATGGCAGCCCGATGGATGGTGCCACCGGACTGGCCAACGACAGCCATTACCTGGAACAACACCTGAAGGATGTGGTGACGGCCCACGAGGTCTCCGGCAGCGCCGAGATCTTTGGACTGGGGGTAGGGCTGGATTTGTCCCCCTACTACCGGAGAAACCTCGCGTTAGATCTGAGCCAGGGAACCACTCCTGCCGTCGTCAACCAAGTGCTCGGGCTGCTGCTCAGGTCCCGCTAA